CGAGTCCGCCTCGACCAGTCTCGAGGGCTGTGAACCAGCGGTCGATGAGGCTCTGGTCCTGGGCATTGGACACGCCGTCCTGCCAGAAGCCGGGGAACTTGCCCCAGCTGTGGTTGATCACGTCGAAGTTGCCGGACTGACTAGCCGCCTCCAGGAAGCCGGCGTAGTTGTTGTTGATGTCGGCAGATCCCGAGAAGATCGTGACCCCGGTAAGGCCTGCGCCCCAGGCGACGCCAGTGGTGCCGATGTCGTTGTTGGCCGAGCCGATCAGGCCCGCTACCGCGGTGCCGTGCGGGGCCCAGAAGTCGATGGTGGCGGTCAGCGGGTCGATGATCTGACCTTCCACCGTGACCTGGCGGGATGCGTCGATGTTCGCCGCGAGATCAGGGTGATTCGTCTGGAGCCCGTCGTCGTAGATGCCCACATGCACACCGGCTCCGCTGTACTCGTCCCACACGGACTGGATATCGCCGAGATAGTCGAAGTGCCACTGGATGTCGTACAGGTCGTTGCCGGTCGGTTCGAGTTGGGGCTGGTTCGTTGCGGCAGCAGAAACCGCTGCTGCCGGCCCGGCCGCCAGGTCCGGCGCAGCGCGGCGAGCCAGTCCGCCAGCGGGCTGCGGTTGTCAGTGGGCGACGGCATCGTCTGGTACACCGGCCGACCCACGAGAGTCGCGAGAGCGTCAGGCAGCAGCGACTGCCCGGCACGGATGAGCGGGCCTTCGCCGGTGGGGGCGTCTGACGGCGAATTCGGGTTGCGATCCATGGTGTCCTCTGATTGGGGATTCGAGTCGTGATGCGTCAGGGCCGCGGACGGTCCTGCGCGGGAGTCTTGGCGGGTTGCAGTCACTGAGAATGGAGATCAGGCCAGGGGCCAGTGCCTCGGCGGACGCGTACGCAGGGACTGCGAGAGATTGCGTGCGTCGACGGATCAGGGCGCCAGGTTGGGAAGCCGCTCCGCGATGGCGTTGGCGCCGAGATATGGCGCACGCCAGTTCAGACCTGTGGACATCTTGTTCGAATCTCCCTGGCGTCGCTGCGGCGGTTCGCAGGCGGAACCTGTCATGGCGGCGCGATGCGCACGCTACGGAGCGGCAAGGTGCAGCCACGGAGAAATTCCTGGGCGACCGGGACGAACACCCGGGGTGATCGCTATCGGACTCACGGTTCGCGCAGGGCGCGAGACAGATAACCGGAAATGGGATCTAGAAGGTACTGCAGTGCTGTTCGTTCTTCCCGCTCGCACGTAGACTTCGGCCGGCATACCGGCGCGCAGCGACAGTTCACCCGCATCCCGCAGCGCTGCGCCGTCGACGCGAACATGAAACACGTAGTGGGGCGGGAGGTCCGCGCGATCCTGCGTGCGGTCCGCGGCGACGTATGCGACCCGGCCTGTGACCACCGGGGTGGTGCGACGCTTGAAAGCGGTCAGTCGCACGTCGGCCTCGGCACCTTCGCGCAGTCCGGCGATGTCCTCGGGACGGGCCTGCGCTTCGACGATCAGGTCCGGATTGGCGGGGACGATCTCGAGGAGCGGGTCGCGCGGGCCGACGATGGTGCCGGCGGTGGTCACCCGCATGTGCATGACCTCGCCATCGACCGGCGCGACGAGGGTTCGGCGCTTTGCCGCATCCAGCGTCGGCCGCAGCCTCTCCTCCAGATCGAAGATGCGCCCGGTGGATTCCTTCAGCGCTTCGGCGGCCTCTTCCATTGCTTCGTTGCGCAGGCCGATCAGCCGCAGTTCCAGTTCGGCGACACGCTGCCGTGCCTTCGCCATTTCCGCCTGGTTCTCGCCATGACGGGACTCGTAGTCGGCCACGTTGCGCTCCAGGCCCAGCACCCGGCTGCGGGATACGAAGCCCTGGTCGACGAGGTTCGCATTCTGGGCAAGCTCCTCGCGTTGCAGGCGCAGCGCGGCCGAGGCAGCGCGCTGCTGCGTCCCCACGCGCCGATCTCGGCCCGCGTCTCTGCGATCTGACGCCGCAGCAGCCGTTCCTGATCGTCCAGACGGACGAGCTTAGCCTGGCAGGCTGCGCTTTCGCGCTCGAGGATGCGCGCGGACCTTGGGGTCGCGCGCGCGGGCGGTCAGACTCGCCGGGAAAGTGATGGTGCCTGCCAGCCTGCGTTCCGCGTCGAGCCGCGCGCTGCGGGCGAGTTCCGCATCGAGTTGGGTGCGCACCAGATCGGCCCCCGCGTCGACCTGCACGTCATCGATCACCATGAGCGTCTGGCCGGTGCGCACCCGATCCCCGTTGCGCACCAGGATCTGGCCGACGATGCCGCCTTCGCGGTGCTGCACGACCCTGCGCTCGAGATCGACCTTCACCACACCCGGCGCCACGACGGCGCCGCTCAGCGGAGCAAGCGCCAGAACGTGACGGACCCGGCCAGCAGGACCCCGACGGCAATGGACCCGGCGCGGGCATGACGGCTGGCATCGGCAGCCGTGTCGACGTCGACCGGAGGCAGCAGCCAACCGAGAATCCGTGTCGTCATGGTCAGCCTTCCGCCCGGGCGGCGCCGAGGCGGGCCACGACGGGTGTATCCGGCGGAGCGGACTCGCGTGCGAGACGGCCGATGACCTCTGCACAGGTGCCCTGCAGCTCGATGACGCCCTGTCGCAGGACGAGTGCGCGGTCGACGCCTGCCAGCAGCGAAGGACGATGCGTGATCAGCACGAGCGTCGCGCCGTCGGCCTTCAGGGTCTGCATGGCGCGCATCAGTGCTTCCTCCCCTCGGCGTCCAGATTGGCGTTGGGTTCGTCCAGCACCACGATCCGGGGACGGCCGTACAGCGCGCGCGAGCGCGATGCGCTGGGCCTGCCCTCCCGACAGGCCCGCGCCGTTGTCGCCGATGGCTGTGTCGTAACCTCGGGGCAGCCT
This DNA window, taken from Betaproteobacteria bacterium, encodes the following:
- a CDS encoding HlyD family efflux transporter periplasmic adaptor subunit, with amino-acid sequence MGTQQRAASAALRLQREELAQNANLVDQGFVSRSRVLGLERNVADYESRHGENQAEMAKARQRVAELELRLIGLRNEAMEEAAEALKESTGRIFDLEERLRPTLDAAKRRTLVAPVDGEVMHMRVTTAGTIVGPRDPLLEIVPANPDLIVEAQARPEDIAGLREGAEADVRLTAFKRRTTPVVTGRVAYVAADRTQDRADLPPHYVFHVRVDGAALRDAGELSLRAGMPAEVYVRAGRTNSTAVPSRSHFRLSVSRPARTVSPIAITPGVRPGRPGISPWLHLAAP
- a CDS encoding biotin/lipoyl-binding protein is translated as MAPGVVKVDLERRVVQHREGGIVGQILVRNGDRVRTGQTLMVIDDVQVDAGADLVRTQLDAELARSARLDAERRLAGTITFPASLTARARDPKVRAHPRARKRSLPG